TTTGATCTCGATAAATTTGAACAGAATATCAAAACTACGTATGGTCCACAGGCAGTAGGTTATTCTTATACCATTGCTATCGGCGATAAGATCATGCGGTATGGTGCAGCAGGTAAAGCCACCAGATCGGATGGAGATGTACCATACAGCATTGAAACAAGACAGGAAATATTCAGTGTTACAAAATTCATGACGGCCATTGCAGTTTTTAAAATGCTACAGATTAAAGGCATTTCTCCCGATGCATATATCCATAATTATCTGCCCAATTCGTGGACCATACATCCCTCGTTAATGCAGATCAGCTTCCGCAGGTTATTATCACACAACAGCGGCTTTGCAAAAAACGATCGTGACTATGCATCATTAAAACAAATGATGAATATGCCACAAGGCGATACAACACGCACTTACAACAATGCCAACTTTGCATTGTGTCGTATCCTGCTTCCTTATATGAAATATGGCAAAGGCTATTTTGCAGCGGCTGAAATGAATAATACATTGGAATCTGCAACAGCATTGGAGTTTAGAGAGATCATGCGTGATCTTGTTTTGCAACCATCAAACATTGCGCATTGGGAAAAAATTGATTTTAAAAACTGGAACCACCTGGGGTTGAATAATTATCCTTACACTATGTACTACCGTTGGAACAGCAATCTGTCGCCGGTAACAAACAGTGATGATGTATTGATTGCCGGTTCAAGAGGCCTGGTGATGAGTACTTATGAAATTGCTCAGGTAATGATCGCTTTTGAAAATAACCAACTGGTGCCAGAACAAACAAAACAATTAATGAAAATAGCCGGTTGTGGTTTTGATGGAGTGAACGGTATTGCCGGTGATAAAGGAAGATACTATTGGAAAAATGGTGCTGGCCCTGGCAGCGGCCCAGGTGGCGAATGTATCATTATGAGTTTCCCAAACAGTGTATATGTAAGCATTAATTCAAACAGTAATGTGAGTGATAACGTACAACATGTTGCCAGCCCTTCAAAACTGGCGCAAGCTTATGACAATGCCTGGTAATAAATAAGAAGTTATGTTGCTGACCTTGTTTACACCTTAATTGTTTTTCGTTGCTGATCAAACTCCGCCTAAATGCGGAGTTTGGTTACAACGCTTTGAAAGAAAAAGAGTAATTTTTAACCCTTGAAACAAATTGTTGTATTCATTTGATCAGAGCAATCCATATTGCAGTTCTCCTTTTCATTGCATTTACTGTAAAAGTAGCTGCACAAGGCCCGGCATTTTATCACCTCAGCACAGCAGAAGGATTAAGCGATAACAGTGTGAATGATGTAAAGCGTGACCGGAATGGAATTCTCTGGATCGGTACATCCGAAGGGCTTAATAGTTTTGATGGCAACAGCATCAGCACTTATTATAAATATGATCATCCAAAACTGGCAGGCAATGATATACTGCAGGTGATCTGTGACAATGAAAACCGCATCTGGTTGCGAACAGCAACGAATTTTGTAACAATGCTCGATGCAAAGCGTAATTTTCATTCGTTCGCTATAGGTGATTCAACAGAAAATACATTTCCTGTAAATTACTTACTAACAAAAGAAAAGGGGCTTATTGTTCGAAAAACGACCGGGCATTATGTTTTCAATACGTCAAACAATCGTTTTGAAAAATGGAATACAACCATTGATTCCTTATTGCCAAAAACTATACGATTTGTTGAACCGTTTGATGAAGATAAATTCATGGTGTATGGAAGGGGGCGTTTACTACTGATTGATTATGCAACGCAGCAAAAATTAATGGACATTAAACTGCCCTCTTTGTTAATGGGTGCTGCACGTATCAACAATAACGAGATACTTACCTATACCCTTTCCGGAAGTGGATTTTTCCGTATCAATATAAAAACACAAACTGTAACACACAGCTATACAAACCTGAAAGATCAAAACGGAAACACATTGGTAAAAAACCTTCGAAATATTACACGCATCAATGAACAGCAGTTTGCAATCAGCACACGTTTTTCCGGCATGTATTTGATCGATCTTGAAAAAGAAAGTTTGCAGTTGCTAAAGCATGATCCATTGAACGAACGCAGTATAGGTGGCGACAATACAAGTGCTTTGCATTACGACAGCAGCGGCTATCTTTTTGTTACAACTCGCACGTCCGGACTGCATTACCTGAACCTGAAACAACCACAAATTGCTTATCGTCCCTATTTTAAAGATGAGCAGGGCAATATATTTGATGGATATATTCAAACCATTACTGCAAAAGATGGATTGGTATGGCTGGGCGCACAGGATCGTTTGATCCGTTTGAACGGAATAACCAATAAAACAACTTTCATTAACTATTATTTGCCTGATGGAAGAAATCTTAACAATGAAGAGACGGTACGGGCATTGTATACCGATGAACAGGATCGTTTATGGGTTGGAACGACTCGCTATGGTATACTAGTGCTTGACAAAAACCAAAAAACAATTGCACACTTTGGCAGAATGAAAGGAATTACAGATTCACTCCCCTCTGCCTGGACGAATGGGTTTTGTGTTGATGCCACATCAAATTTGTGGGTGGCAACCATGCGGGGTATTTGTAGGATCAATACAAATAGTTTACAGGTTACAAATTTCACAACACATCGTTTATTAAATCAATTAAATGGTATCTATACAAATACGGTATGGATAGACAGCAAACAACAGCTATGGATCGGTACCAACCGTGGTGCATGGTGCTATAATGAACAAAAACAAACATTGAAACATTATAGTGACAAAGAAGGGCTATCACACAACCGTGTTTTCTCCTTCAATGAAGATAACAAAGGCAATATTTATATTGGAACCATTGCAGGTTTAACAGTACTTGCACCAAACGAAACAACAACAGTTTACAACCGTAGCAAAGGTTTACGCAATGATAAATGCGAAGGCATTTTAAAAGATGAACATGGTTTTCTGTGGATCGGTAATCTCAATTGTTTGATCCGCTTTGATCCGGCTACCAATAATTATGCGGTGTATGAAGAAGGATTAGGATTTAGTCATGCTGGTTTTCGAATGCGTAGCTGTTTTAAAGCAGCAGATGGTGAAATGTTTTGGGGAAGTGATAAAGGACTCAACTCTTTTTATCCGCAGCAACTGAATACCATCTCTGTGCAACTGCAGCCTTCCATCAATACACTCTACACAACAGATAGCAGTTATCGTTTTACAACCAGCGACACCGTTCGATTTCCCTATAACACATCCGCTTTTCATTTCTATTTTTCATCAGGTGAATTAACAGGATCAAAGAAAATTCAGTTCCTGTATAAGCTTGATGGCTATGATACTGATTGGAAAAAGCCAATCGCTTACGGACAAGCTGTGTACAGCAAACTCCCACCCGGTAATTATTTATTCCATGTAAAAGCGTCGAGAGACGGTATCAATTGGTACGAAGCTGCACATCCTGTTCAACTCAACATCAGTAAACCATGGTGGCAGCTAACATGGTTCAGGCTTAGTTATATCGTTGCATTCTTTGCATTGCTTTATGGCATTTATAATTTACTGCAACGACGCAAAAAAGAAAAAGAAGTAAAACAGATGATCGATTACTTCGCTCATTCAGGTTTTGAACATTCATCGGTAGATGATATTCTGTGGGATATTGCCCGTAACTGTATCTCCCGATTAGATTTTGAAGACTGTGTGATCTATACAGTTAATGAGGATGAAAAAGTATTGCTGCAAAAAGCGGCGTACGGACCCAAAAGCCCGAAAGCATACGAGATCAAAAATCCCATCATCATTCCGTTCGGAAAAGGGATTGTGGGTGATGTAGCTGCAACAGGAAGAGCCAACATCATCCACGACACATCAAAAGACAAACGATACATTGTTGATGATGAACAACGTTTTTCCGAAATAACAGTGCCCATCATTCACGAAGGAAAAGTAATTGCTGTGATCGATTCAGAACATTCACGTAAAAACTTTTTCACCAAACAACACCTGGAAGCTTTGCAAACTATTGCTTCACTCAGCTCCGCAAAAATTTCCCGTGCTATGGCCATGGACGCCATGAAGAAAACAAAACTGGAAGTAATGGAGTTGAACGTAAAAATGGCTGAATCGAAATTCATGAACCTGCGGTTACAGATGAACCCGCATTTTATGTTCAATGCATTAAGTTCCATTCAACATTTGATTGTATCTCAGCAAACAACAAAAGCATACAAGTATCTCACCATCTTCTCCAACTTCCTTCGTTCATTACTCAACTATGCAGAAAAGAATTTTATTCCGTTGGATGAAGAGCTGAAAATATTGCAGATGTATGTGGAGCTGGAATCGCTTCGTTTTGATCAATCGTTCAGTTACGAAATCAATGTAGATGAGAACCTGAGCAATGATGAAGTACTTGTGCCGTCTCTCATGGTACAACCATTTGTAGAGAATGCTATCTGGCATGGCCTGTTGCACAAAGAAGGTGAAAAGAAACTAAAGATCGAATTTGTGAACCATAGTGATGATCATTTAACCTGTACCATAGAAGATAATGGAGTTGGTCGCAGCAATGCGGCGGCCATACAGCGACAAAAGATCAGCAGTAAAATACATGAAAGCAAAGGCATTGGCATTATTGAAGAACGGTTGAAACTGTTGCAACAGAAAACCGGCAAGCCTGCGCATGTGGAGATAAAAGATATGTTTGATGCGCAGCAACATGCGGCAGGCACCAAAGTAATTATTACAATTCCTTATTATAACCCGGAAGAAACATGATAAAAGCATTGATCGTTGATGATGAACAATCGAGCATTGACTTACTGGAGTGGCTTATTGAGCAGTATTGCCCGGATATTTCTGTTGTACAATCGGCACGCAGTGTAAAAGATGCATTGCCGCTCATTCATAACTTTCAACCCGATATTGTTTTTCTTGATATACAAATGCCGCATCAAAGCGGCTTCGATCTGCTCACCACCATTGATCATTGGAATTTTGAAGTGATCTTCACAACTGCTTTCAACGAATTTGCCATACAAGCCATTCGCTTCAGTGCATTGGATTATTTATTAAAACCCATTGATGAAACAGAATTAAAAAAAGCAGTAGAACGTTTTAAAGCCAAACGAATTTTTGCGCCCGCTGGTCAGCAGTTGTTCCGCAACTTCATCCAGAATATTTCGCAAGGAAAAAAAGAAAAATTCAAACTCGCATTGGCCGATGCATCAGAAGTAAAATATGTTACACTCGATGAGATCATACGGTTACAAGCCGATAGCAATTACACCAAAGTTCATCTCACACAGAACCGAGTATTTGTTTCAGCCAAAACATTAAAGGAATATGATGAGATATTGAAAGAGCAACATTTTCTCCGCATTCATAAATCACATCTCATCAACCCCACACATATTGAAAGCTATGATAAGCAAGGATGGTTAAAAATGAGTGACGGATCGGAAGTGGAAGTGGCCCGCAGAAAAAAAGAATATGTGCAGGAAGCATTGAAAAATATCTAAGCATATCAATCCGCAAGTCATATTTTTTTAATGATTCACTCATTCCTTCTTATCTTGACCGCCACATTAACCCTGCATGCTTAGCTTTTCAGAAAACGAACAGGCGTTCAAAGACTTTATTACACAACACCAGCCACGGGTGTACAATACTGCATTGAACCTGTTGCAGAATGCTGAGGATGCCGAAGAAATTACACAAGATGTTTTTATAGAAGCCTGGAACAAGGCCCATACATTTAAAGGTGAAGCACAGGTGAGCACCTGGCTTTACCGCATTACCGTTAATAAAAGTATTGATCATATCAGGAGCAAAAAGCGGAAAAAGCGATTTGCCTTCCTCACCAGCCTGTTTCATGAAAGCGGCGAACCCATTAGTGATGCAGGAGATTTTGTGCACCCTGGCGTGGTCACCGAAAACCGGGAAAAGGCAGCGATGCTTTACAAGGCCATAGATCAGTTGCCTGAAACCCAGCGAATTGCATTTTTATTAAGCGAAACGGGGGGATTGAGCTATGCCGAAATAAGCGAAATTACCGGCAGTTCCGTATCTTCCATTGAGTCATTACTGTTCAGGGCACGCAAAAACCTGAGGGGTTTGCTGGCCGGTTACTATAAAAATTTACCTGAATAGCAAGTTTTTTACATCATGAACGTCAAAATGGTACAGCAATGAAGAAAAATCAGGAACAATGGATCGATGAAGTAATGGGCAGCCTGCAGGGCATTCAACCTGCAGAAGGCAATCCTTATTTACACACCCGTGTACTGGCCCGTTTACAACAAAACCCCGCCCGTCAAGCAGTGCAGGTGAAATGGGTATATACTGTAGCTATTGCTTTTACTGTTATGTTGCTTCTGAATGTAATGGGTTGGAATATGTCGTTTAACAATGATGAGCAGGATTCTGTAGACATTGAAACCGTGATCAACGAATACGAATTGGAAAATAATTATACTTCTTTACCCTGATGTTAAGATATGAGTAAGACAAAATTTCTCACAATCCTCGTTGTGTTATTATTAGTGCTGAATGCAATTACCCTTTATTTTTTTCTGGGCAACAAACCTGCTCCCAGAAAAAAACCGGGTGGCAACAGACCTTACTCTGAATACATCACCAAAAAATTGAATCTTGATACTGTTCAGCAACAAAAACTGAAAGAGTTGAGAGATAAACACAAACAGGAACTCGACTCACTACGCAAAGAAGACAGACAGATACAGGAAGCAAAAACTCAAATGCTGAAGGATGGCGTGACAGATAGTTTAAAACTTGATTCCGTCTTTACTGTTGCTGCTGCAAATAAAAAGAAATTTGAGATGGCGTTTCACAATCATTTTATGCAGATAAGGGCCTTGTGCCGTCCTGATCAGTTGCAACTCTTCAATCAAACATTGGATGAAATGAATAAACGCAGAATGCAGGCATGGGGTGATAAAAAAGGTCCGCAGCAATCAAAAGAGGAAGAAAAAAAATAAAAAAGGTAGGTACTTCTTTACATAAATAATCCCGATCGTATTGATCGGGATTATTCTTTTATAACGTTATTTGGTGCCTTCCCACTATCCACTAACTACTAACGGCTTTATTACTTATTGTCTATTGCCAATAGCCTTCAATCAACAACTTCCCCTTCCAGATCATAATCAAACGCCTTGGTAATTTTTACATTTACAAACTCACCGACCTTTAATCGTTTGTCTGTTTGAATGATCACTTCGTTATCTACTTCCACCGAATCAAATTCTGTACGGCCGAGATAACGACCTGCTTCTTTTTTATCAACAATTGTTTTAAACGTTTTTCCTATTTTCTCCTGGTTGAGTTCATATGAAATTTCCTGCTGCACACCCATAATCTCCTGTGCACGGCGTTCTTTTTCTTCGGCAGGTACATCATCCACCAAATCAAAACCACTGGTACCTTCTTCATGGCTGTAAGTGAAAATGCCCACACGGTCGAATCGTTGTTTTTGCAGGAAGAGTTTTGTTTCTTCAATATCATCCAGTGTTTCGCCGGGAAAACCAGCGATCAAGGTTGTACGTAAACAAAGCCCCGGAACTTTTTCTCTCACTGCTGCAATCAATTCTTCCGTTTCAGTTCTGGTAATTTGCCTGCGCATTGCTTTCAGCATATTATCACTTGCATGTTGCAACGGCATATCGAGATAATTACAGATATTATGTCGTTCACGCATCACATCCAACACATCTAATGGAAATTTATGTGGGTATGCATAATGCAAACGGATCCACTCTAAACCTTTTACATCTGCCAAACGGTGCATTAAATCACCCAACATGCGTTTTTTGTAGAGGTCTAAACCATAATATGTCAGTTCCTGTGCAATGAGCATGATTTCTTTTACACCTTTCTTAACCAGTCCTTCAGCTTCTTTCACCAAATCATCCATGCTCTTGCTCACATGCTGACCACGCATTAATGGAATTGCACAAAACGCACAGGTACGGTTACATCCTTCACTGATCTTTAAATAAGCATAGTGCGATGGTGTGCTCAACAAACGCTCTCCCACCAGCTCCGTTTTATAGTCAGCTTCAAATTGTTTTAAGATCATGGGCAGCTCCATGGTTCCATAAAACGCATCCACTTCAGGAATTTCTGCTTCCAGGTTATTTTTGTAACGTTCGCTCAGGCAGCCTGTTACAATCACTTTATCCAGTTTACCACGACGTTTCAGTTCCACCTGGTCTAAAATAGTATTGATGCTTTCTTCCTTGGCCTTATCGATAAAGCCGCATGTATTTACTATCACGATGTTGTGATCTTTTTTACTGCTCTCGTGTACCACATCAATTTCATTGGCCAATAACTGGCCGCTCAGCACTTCACTATCCACCATATTCTTGCTGCAGCCAAGGGTTATGATGTTTACCTTATCCTTCTTTAATGTCTTACTTTTCATGTAACGTGTTACTGATCAAAATTTCGTTTGCTTTTCTCAGCGTGCAAAGGTAACAGATTCAGGCAGAAAGGAAGCCATTCAGCATGATCTGTTAAAGTTTGGCATCATTTTTTCAATGGGGGTGGTACATCTAAAACTCACATTTTTATGAAGAGACTTATTATGGCCGCCATTGTGTTAACAGCATTTGCACAAGGGGCCGCAGCTCAGGCAAAAGGAAGCAGTTACAAAACAGCATTAGGTGTAAAATTTTACCCCGGTGCAGGTATCACACTCAAACATTTTGTGAAAAGCAATGCAGCTCTGGAAGGTATTGCCTATTTCTGGGGAAATGGTATGCGTATAACTGGTTTATACGAGTTTCATGGTAACATCAATGGAGCGCCCGGCTTAAAATGGTATGTTGGACCCGGTGCACACGTTGGTTTCTGGAATAGCCGCTACTGGAGAAGAGAGTATGGCGATTATCGTGGTGGAGCCGTAGCAGGTATTGATGGTGTTTTGGGTCTTGACTACAAGTTCAGGGGAGCACCGATCAATATGTCGCTCGACTGGCAGCCCTCCTTTGAATTTGGTGATTACGGAGCAGGTTTCAGCGGTAACTGGGGTGGTTTAGCCATCCGTTATACCTTCTAAACAGGAAATCCTGTGAAGGAAATAAAAGGATACTCTTAAACTTAAAAACAAAGTTTGAGGGTATCCTTTTTTCTGTTGCAACAGTGGTATTTTTAGTCTGTTGGCAAGAGCCAACTACCCTATAAGAGAACCATTTTAATCCAATCCTGAACGAAAACTTAATGATCCCGTATCGTATGAAAAACAACGGATGAAATCATCCGCCAATGTCCCTTGAGAAACTTCCACACGGAAGTTTTTCTTTTTTACAGCTTTTGCTTTGCTTCGTTTTTAATCCAATTCAACAATGCATTCTGAAAAGTATTTTCTTTGTAAAAAGAACATACTTTTCGTGTGTTCATTTTTATTTTTTTGACCACAGAGGATAAACGATAAAAATTATCATCGCTATTGATATAAATTAGCTCAATAATTTTTATGTTTATTGCATGCCGGATAATTACCAGATCGCCGATATGTTTTCGCTGCTAAGCAAACTCATGGATATTCATGGCGAAGACAGTTTTAAAGCAAAGACCTACGCAGCTGCTGCGTTTAATATTGAAAAGCTGCCGGTGCAACTGGCCGATGTTGATCCGGCAAAAATTTCTACTTACAAAGGCATTGGCGCAAGCACATCGAAAAAAATACTGGAGATTTTACAAACAGGTGAGCTGAAAGCGCTCACAGATATAGTTGCACGCACGCCACCAGGTGTTATTGAAATGCTTTCTATTAAAGGAATCGGACCCAAGAAAATTTCCACCATCTGGAAAGAAATGGAAATTGAAAGTATTGGAGAGTTGTTGTATGCCTGCGAAGAAAACCGTTTGTTACTTTTTAAAGGCTTTGGTGAAAAAACACAGGCCAATGTAAAAGAGTCGATAGAGTTTTTTCTGAAGCATAAAGACATTCATTTGTATGCTGATGTTGAAGCATACGCCATGGCAGTTGATAAAAACCTGCGGGAACATTTTAAAGACTATCGCTTTGAACTAACGGGTGAGTTCAGACGACAGATGGAAATTATTCATCAGCTTGAATGGGTAACCACTACTCCTCTTGCAATATTATCCCCGATTTTCACAAACAATAATTTTGAAGTAAAGGAACAAACCGATTCTTTCCTTTCGGTGAAAGGACCGGAGAATATTGTGTTGCAGTTTCATCTTGCAACTGCTGAAAATTTTGGAACCGTTTTGTTTCAAACATCAGCTACTGAACATTTCCTGCAAGGCTGGGGAACAGTAGCAACTGTTGCAGAAGAGCAATTGTTGTTTGAAGAAAAAGGTGTTGCCTTTATTCCTTTCTGTCTGCGTGAAGAATGGGGAACCGAGGCAATTCCTGATCTTATTCAACCTTCGTCCATCAAAGGCATTATTCATAGTCATAGTAACTGGAGCGATGGTGGCGAAACCATTGAAACCATGGCCCGTCATGCACAGGAGAAAGGATTTGAATACCTGGTGATCAGCGATCATAGCAAGAGCGCCGGTTATGCAAATGGTTTAAGTATTGAACGTATAGAAGAACAACACAAGTATATTGATGAGCTGAATGCTAAACTCAACGGCTTCCGCATTTTTAAAAGCATTGAAGCTGATATTTTGGGTGATGGTTCATTAGATTATGATGATGATACACTTGCCACATTCGATCTTGTGATTGCTTCGGTACACAGCAATTTAAAGATGAACGAAGAGAAAGCGATGATGCGTGTGATGAATGCCATTGAAAACCCTTACACCACTATACTCGGCCACATGACCGGACGATTGCTATTGAGTCGTGCCGGTTACCCACTCGATCATA
The DNA window shown above is from Lacibacter sp. H375 and carries:
- a CDS encoding serine hydrolase domain-containing protein yields the protein MKQTLFLASFILLVIACQKKEQGINSNQPKFDLDKFEQNIKTTYGPQAVGYSYTIAIGDKIMRYGAAGKATRSDGDVPYSIETRQEIFSVTKFMTAIAVFKMLQIKGISPDAYIHNYLPNSWTIHPSLMQISFRRLLSHNSGFAKNDRDYASLKQMMNMPQGDTTRTYNNANFALCRILLPYMKYGKGYFAAAEMNNTLESATALEFREIMRDLVLQPSNIAHWEKIDFKNWNHLGLNNYPYTMYYRWNSNLSPVTNSDDVLIAGSRGLVMSTYEIAQVMIAFENNQLVPEQTKQLMKIAGCGFDGVNGIAGDKGRYYWKNGAGPGSGPGGECIIMSFPNSVYVSINSNSNVSDNVQHVASPSKLAQAYDNAW
- a CDS encoding sensor histidine kinase, whose protein sequence is MIRAIHIAVLLFIAFTVKVAAQGPAFYHLSTAEGLSDNSVNDVKRDRNGILWIGTSEGLNSFDGNSISTYYKYDHPKLAGNDILQVICDNENRIWLRTATNFVTMLDAKRNFHSFAIGDSTENTFPVNYLLTKEKGLIVRKTTGHYVFNTSNNRFEKWNTTIDSLLPKTIRFVEPFDEDKFMVYGRGRLLLIDYATQQKLMDIKLPSLLMGAARINNNEILTYTLSGSGFFRINIKTQTVTHSYTNLKDQNGNTLVKNLRNITRINEQQFAISTRFSGMYLIDLEKESLQLLKHDPLNERSIGGDNTSALHYDSSGYLFVTTRTSGLHYLNLKQPQIAYRPYFKDEQGNIFDGYIQTITAKDGLVWLGAQDRLIRLNGITNKTTFINYYLPDGRNLNNEETVRALYTDEQDRLWVGTTRYGILVLDKNQKTIAHFGRMKGITDSLPSAWTNGFCVDATSNLWVATMRGICRINTNSLQVTNFTTHRLLNQLNGIYTNTVWIDSKQQLWIGTNRGAWCYNEQKQTLKHYSDKEGLSHNRVFSFNEDNKGNIYIGTIAGLTVLAPNETTTVYNRSKGLRNDKCEGILKDEHGFLWIGNLNCLIRFDPATNNYAVYEEGLGFSHAGFRMRSCFKAADGEMFWGSDKGLNSFYPQQLNTISVQLQPSINTLYTTDSSYRFTTSDTVRFPYNTSAFHFYFSSGELTGSKKIQFLYKLDGYDTDWKKPIAYGQAVYSKLPPGNYLFHVKASRDGINWYEAAHPVQLNISKPWWQLTWFRLSYIVAFFALLYGIYNLLQRRKKEKEVKQMIDYFAHSGFEHSSVDDILWDIARNCISRLDFEDCVIYTVNEDEKVLLQKAAYGPKSPKAYEIKNPIIIPFGKGIVGDVAATGRANIIHDTSKDKRYIVDDEQRFSEITVPIIHEGKVIAVIDSEHSRKNFFTKQHLEALQTIASLSSAKISRAMAMDAMKKTKLEVMELNVKMAESKFMNLRLQMNPHFMFNALSSIQHLIVSQQTTKAYKYLTIFSNFLRSLLNYAEKNFIPLDEELKILQMYVELESLRFDQSFSYEINVDENLSNDEVLVPSLMVQPFVENAIWHGLLHKEGEKKLKIEFVNHSDDHLTCTIEDNGVGRSNAAAIQRQKISSKIHESKGIGIIEERLKLLQQKTGKPAHVEIKDMFDAQQHAAGTKVIITIPYYNPEET
- a CDS encoding LytR/AlgR family response regulator transcription factor, whose product is MIKALIVDDEQSSIDLLEWLIEQYCPDISVVQSARSVKDALPLIHNFQPDIVFLDIQMPHQSGFDLLTTIDHWNFEVIFTTAFNEFAIQAIRFSALDYLLKPIDETELKKAVERFKAKRIFAPAGQQLFRNFIQNISQGKKEKFKLALADASEVKYVTLDEIIRLQADSNYTKVHLTQNRVFVSAKTLKEYDEILKEQHFLRIHKSHLINPTHIESYDKQGWLKMSDGSEVEVARRKKEYVQEALKNI
- a CDS encoding RNA polymerase sigma factor, with the translated sequence MLSFSENEQAFKDFITQHQPRVYNTALNLLQNAEDAEEITQDVFIEAWNKAHTFKGEAQVSTWLYRITVNKSIDHIRSKKRKKRFAFLTSLFHESGEPISDAGDFVHPGVVTENREKAAMLYKAIDQLPETQRIAFLLSETGGLSYAEISEITGSSVSSIESLLFRARKNLRGLLAGYYKNLPE
- a CDS encoding Spy/CpxP family protein refolding chaperone — translated: MSKTKFLTILVVLLLVLNAITLYFFLGNKPAPRKKPGGNRPYSEYITKKLNLDTVQQQKLKELRDKHKQELDSLRKEDRQIQEAKTQMLKDGVTDSLKLDSVFTVAAANKKKFEMAFHNHFMQIRALCRPDQLQLFNQTLDEMNKRRMQAWGDKKGPQQSKEEEKK
- the rimO gene encoding 30S ribosomal protein S12 methylthiotransferase RimO, which codes for MKSKTLKKDKVNIITLGCSKNMVDSEVLSGQLLANEIDVVHESSKKDHNIVIVNTCGFIDKAKEESINTILDQVELKRRGKLDKVIVTGCLSERYKNNLEAEIPEVDAFYGTMELPMILKQFEADYKTELVGERLLSTPSHYAYLKISEGCNRTCAFCAIPLMRGQHVSKSMDDLVKEAEGLVKKGVKEIMLIAQELTYYGLDLYKKRMLGDLMHRLADVKGLEWIRLHYAYPHKFPLDVLDVMRERHNICNYLDMPLQHASDNMLKAMRRQITRTETEELIAAVREKVPGLCLRTTLIAGFPGETLDDIEETKLFLQKQRFDRVGIFTYSHEEGTSGFDLVDDVPAEEKERRAQEIMGVQQEISYELNQEKIGKTFKTIVDKKEAGRYLGRTEFDSVEVDNEVIIQTDKRLKVGEFVNVKITKAFDYDLEGEVVD
- a CDS encoding helix-hairpin-helix domain-containing protein; protein product: MPDNYQIADMFSLLSKLMDIHGEDSFKAKTYAAAAFNIEKLPVQLADVDPAKISTYKGIGASTSKKILEILQTGELKALTDIVARTPPGVIEMLSIKGIGPKKISTIWKEMEIESIGELLYACEENRLLLFKGFGEKTQANVKESIEFFLKHKDIHLYADVEAYAMAVDKNLREHFKDYRFELTGEFRRQMEIIHQLEWVTTTPLAILSPIFTNNNFEVKEQTDSFLSVKGPENIVLQFHLATAENFGTVLFQTSATEHFLQGWGTVATVAEEQLLFEEKGVAFIPFCLREEWGTEAIPDLIQPSSIKGIIHSHSNWSDGGETIETMARHAQEKGFEYLVISDHSKSAGYANGLSIERIEEQHKYIDELNAKLNGFRIFKSIEADILGDGSLDYDDDTLATFDLVIASVHSNLKMNEEKAMMRVMNAIENPYTTILGHMTGRLLLSRAGYPLDHKKIIDACVANSVVIELNAHPRRLDIDWRWIPYALSKGALLSINPDAHELSGYNDVKYGTLAAQKGRLTASRNLSSFSLREFEEYIMDVRMEKGI